Within the Opitutaceae bacterium TAV5 genome, the region CAGATGGCGGCGATCCATTTTTTATGCTCGTGATGGCGGGCGACGCACTCGTTCACCCGGGTGCTGGCGCGCAGGTGTTTCACGCCGGGGCCGCCCGGGAGGAGCAACAGGTTGTAGAGCGTATCCCCCACGAGGGAGAGCGGAAAATCGGCGCGCAACGTGAGGTTGTTGCGACCGGTGACATCGAGTTTGTCTTCGAGCGACGCGAGGGTGACCTGGACTCCGGCCCGGCGGAGAACATCAATCGGGGCAACTGCTTCCAGCTCCTCAAAACCCTCCGGCAGAATTGCAAGGACAGTGGGCGTGGACATATTGGAAAACAAACACCCGAATGGCTTCAATGCGAGCAAAGTTTGCAAACACGACCCTGGTCATTTTCGGCGCCGGCTACATCGGCGGACACCTGGCGGAGCAGGCCATCGCGGAGGGCGCCCGGGTGACGGCGCTGACGCGCAACCCGGAACGCGCCGCGCGCCTGCGTTCGCTCGGCGCGACCGTGGTGGTGGCCGACCTCGCCGATACCGCCTGGCACACGGCCGCCGGCCTGCGCGGCAACGCCGACCTGGTGGTGGACTGCGTGAGCGGCGGCGGCAGCCTTGCCGGCTACCGGCGGAGCTATCTGGACGGCATGTGCTCGATTCTCGCCTGGGCGCGGGCGACCGGGCAGGCGGGACGGCTCGTCTACACGGGCAGCACCTCGGTCTACCCGCAGGGCGATGGCGCACGCGTGGACGAGACGATGCCGACGGCCACCGGCGACGACGCCGCTGCCGGGGCCGGCGCCGGGACGGATGTGGCGAGCGCGGTGCTCCTGGAGACCGAGCGCGAGGCATT harbors:
- a CDS encoding glutamine amidotransferase — encoded protein: MSTPTVLAILPEGFEELEAVAPIDVLRRAGVQVTLASLEDKLDVTGRNNLTLRADFPLSLVGDTLYNLLLLPGGPGVKHLRASTRVNECVARHHEHKKWIAAICAAPTVLGDPGILSGRRYTAHPSVAGELPAMIPGERVVVDGHIITSRGAGTALDFGLKLVELLLNPRASLEVACAICA